In Saprospiraceae bacterium, one DNA window encodes the following:
- a CDS encoding TonB family protein: MKRKKAEDNFIKQPFYEGGDKAMKEFISSHLRYPEISANLGVEGDVHLRYDIDYKGSVTDVKIIGGLDTFCNEEAVRVVKLLRFVVPKIPRHLKVTFHKNITIHFRTKGALPFASFEEDSTKSESGNQSALKLSYTIIPSSGAEVKKNEITYSYTLKT, from the coding sequence ATGAAAAGGAAAAAAGCTGAAGACAATTTTATCAAACAACCCTTTTATGAAGGTGGCGACAAAGCGATGAAAGAATTTATATCAAGCCACCTCAGATATCCGGAAATATCTGCTAATCTTGGAGTGGAAGGTGATGTTCATCTAAGATATGATATTGATTATAAAGGTAGTGTCACTGATGTAAAGATTATTGGGGGCCTCGATACATTCTGTAACGAAGAGGCTGTCAGAGTCGTTAAATTACTTCGATTTGTGGTGCCAAAGATACCCAGGCACTTAAAAGTGACTTTCCATAAAAATATCACCATACATTTCAGAACAAAGGGTGCATTGCCATTTGCATCATTTGAAGAAGACAGCACAAAATCAGAATCTGGAAATCAAAGTGCCTTAAAATTATCTTATACCATAATCCCGTCATCTGGCGCCGAAGTCAAAAAGAATGAAATTACCTATTCTTACACCTTAAAAACATAA